Part of the Vagococcus teuberi genome, GAAAATGCAAATGACATTGATGTCTATCCAACCAGGTGATGATATTGGCCTTGAAGTTCATCATGGCATTGATCAATTTTTACGTATTGAAGAAGGTAAAGGACTTTGTAAAATGGGAGATGCGGAAGATAATTTAACTTTTGTTAAAGAAGTGTCAGATGATGATGCGATTTTCGTTCCTGCTGATATGTGGCATAATGTAGAAAATATCGGTGACAAACCTTTAAAACTGTATACATTGTATGCTGGTCCTGATCATGTTCCTGGAACAGTTCATAAAACTCATCAAGATGCTATTGATGACCCTAATGAAGACTAAATAAATAACAAAATCCCACAGAAAAAATTTATCTGTGGGATTATTTTTATTTATATTTTTAAGGCAAAAAAAATAAGCTCAAGGCTTATATTAAATTCAGACACATGGCGGCACCAACTTAGTGCTGCTTCCTTCCAGATCTGACACGCTTCATCGGCCCACCATTGTCCTAGCCAT contains:
- a CDS encoding cupin domain-containing protein — its product is MTFDFTDRGQKPVVENVEEWTLANDNYRTTVWTGQKMQMTLMSIQPGDDIGLEVHHGIDQFLRIEEGKGLCKMGDAEDNLTFVKEVSDDDAIFVPADMWHNVENIGDKPLKLYTLYAGPDHVPGTVHKTHQDAIDDPNED